From one Candidatus Rhodoluna planktonica genomic stretch:
- a CDS encoding DUF4245 family protein, which yields MSDSAAKHRAKQTVNNLLLSLLATSGLVLVLVLIVPRDDSSRHQPVDFASVASSTEAATSNNVFTPTLPDEWWANAARWSPGTDGVDTWYLGLVGGQNQFVSVKQAFNYNATWLALETAGYLPDTASSDSNPKWLKLTKLEDVKGDPTIWVYELPNQVFILKGTATASEFSTFANQIENEFGSD from the coding sequence TTGAGCGATTCAGCAGCTAAGCACCGCGCCAAGCAGACGGTCAACAATTTGCTTCTTTCGCTGTTGGCGACATCCGGGTTGGTTTTGGTTTTGGTGCTGATCGTGCCTCGAGATGACAGCTCGCGCCACCAGCCGGTTGATTTTGCGTCGGTGGCATCAAGCACCGAAGCGGCCACTTCAAACAATGTTTTTACCCCCACCCTGCCCGATGAGTGGTGGGCTAACGCTGCACGCTGGTCGCCCGGCACTGACGGCGTCGACACCTGGTACCTGGGCTTAGTCGGTGGGCAGAATCAGTTTGTTTCGGTGAAACAGGCCTTCAATTACAACGCAACCTGGTTGGCTCTCGAAACGGCAGGTTACCTGCCAGACACCGCCAGCAGCGACAGCAACCCGAAGTGGTTAAAACTGACCAAACTCGAGGATGTCAAAGGCGACCCAACAATCTGGGTTTACGAACTTCCCAATCAGGTTTTCATTCTGAAAGGCACCGCGACCGCGTCGGAATTTAGCACCTTCGCTAACCAAATTGAAAACGAGTTTGGTAGTGACTGA
- a CDS encoding exodeoxyribonuclease VII small subunit, with protein sequence MASEKKSSNSDIEAMSYEQARDELVKVVTELEQGSVPLEASLQLWERGEALASHCETWLSGARKKLDAALLKKQGE encoded by the coding sequence ATGGCGAGCGAAAAGAAATCATCAAACTCGGACATCGAAGCGATGTCTTACGAGCAAGCTCGCGACGAACTGGTCAAGGTTGTGACCGAACTCGAACAGGGTTCTGTGCCGCTAGAGGCTTCGCTACAACTCTGGGAGCGCGGTGAAGCGTTGGCAAGTCACTGTGAAACCTGGCTTTCCGGTGCCCGAAAAAAGCTTGATGCTGCACTTTTGAAAAAGCAGGGCGAGTAA
- the xseA gene encoding exodeoxyribonuclease VII large subunit, producing the protein MIDDIVSGESKVSSELSPWPVSRLSLTLKEWIERLGVLWIEGELSQIKFGPTNMFGEIRDLQQENSVSIHAWSLGKIPVDLKQGDRVVALIKPAFWPKGGKLTMQVLEMRKVGLGELLERIERLRATLAAEGLTDPSKKKPLPFLPSCIGLITGKDSDAEKDVLKNAKLRWPNVEFKVVNTLVQGDKAAPEIISAMKQLDQDPEVDVIIVARGGGSFLDLVVFSDEELVRTAAKIQTPLVSAIGHENDRPVLDDVADLRASTPTDAAKRVVPDVTEQRAMLSQLTHRAFLRIATAVQNQSELISQLRSRPLMANPYGFIEKLDEETEREIIRLRNRFSQLLDVSALELSHLKAQVRSLSPQSTLERGYAVLLDSGGHVVTNPTKVTKGSKLTAKLAKGELPLTAD; encoded by the coding sequence GTGATTGACGACATCGTCTCCGGTGAATCCAAGGTAAGTAGCGAACTTTCACCGTGGCCCGTATCTAGGCTTTCGCTCACACTCAAAGAGTGGATTGAGCGTCTGGGAGTTCTCTGGATCGAAGGTGAGCTTTCGCAAATCAAATTCGGCCCAACAAACATGTTCGGCGAAATCCGTGACCTGCAGCAAGAGAACAGTGTCTCAATTCACGCTTGGAGCCTCGGAAAGATCCCGGTCGACCTGAAGCAGGGTGACCGTGTTGTTGCTCTGATCAAGCCAGCTTTTTGGCCCAAAGGTGGCAAGCTCACCATGCAGGTTTTGGAGATGCGCAAGGTCGGTTTGGGCGAACTCCTAGAACGCATCGAAAGACTGAGAGCGACCCTCGCTGCCGAAGGCCTCACTGACCCGAGCAAAAAGAAACCACTGCCGTTTTTGCCGAGTTGCATCGGACTCATCACCGGTAAAGACTCTGATGCCGAAAAAGATGTGTTGAAAAACGCGAAGCTCCGCTGGCCAAATGTTGAATTCAAAGTTGTCAACACGCTGGTGCAGGGCGATAAAGCTGCGCCCGAGATAATCTCGGCGATGAAACAACTGGATCAAGACCCTGAGGTAGACGTAATCATCGTGGCGCGTGGCGGCGGCTCTTTTCTCGATCTGGTGGTTTTCAGCGATGAAGAACTGGTCAGAACTGCAGCCAAAATCCAGACCCCGCTCGTCTCGGCAATCGGACATGAAAATGACCGCCCTGTTCTAGATGATGTTGCCGATTTGCGGGCATCCACCCCTACCGATGCGGCTAAACGAGTGGTTCCAGACGTAACTGAGCAGCGCGCCATGTTGTCACAGTTGACCCATCGAGCGTTCTTGAGGATTGCAACTGCGGTGCAGAATCAGAGCGAATTGATTTCTCAATTGCGAAGTCGGCCACTCATGGCAAATCCTTATGGATTTATCGAAAAACTCGATGAGGAGACCGAGCGCGAAATTATTCGATTGAGAAACAGATTCAGTCAACTGTTGGATGTTTCTGCACTCGAATTAAGCCACCTCAAAGCTCAGGTTCGATCGTTGTCTCCGCAGTCAACGCTAGAACGCGGTTACGCGGTGCTTCTAGATTCCGGGGGGCACGTAGTCACAAATCCAACAAAGGTAACCAAAGGAAGCAAACTGACGGCAAAACTGGCCAAGGGCGAGCTGCCCCTGACTGCTGATTAG
- a CDS encoding 4-hydroxy-3-methylbut-2-enyl diphosphate reductase gives MTANNNTQTALPNPTAKKVLLASPRGYCAGVDRAVIAVEKALDHYGAPVYVRKEIVHNKHVVTSLEKRGAIFVDEVDVVPEGSVLVFSAHGVSPAVVAAAQARNLNTIDATCPLVTKVHREVQRFANEDYDILLIGHEGHEEVEGTAGEAPDHVQLIDGAESIATAKIRDPKKVVWLSQTTLSVDETMQTVLKLREKYPTLQNPPSDDICYATQNRQVAIKKVGASSDLVIVVGSANSSNTVRLVEVALEAGAKAAYRVDFASEIQDAWFADVSTVGVSSGASVPEELVDEVLEYLANRGYGDVETVLTAEEDVQFSLPKELRKELKAAGEDTSNKQKRN, from the coding sequence GTGACTGCAAACAACAATACCCAAACCGCGCTGCCAAATCCGACTGCCAAAAAGGTTCTGTTGGCCTCGCCGCGCGGATATTGCGCAGGGGTTGATCGAGCCGTAATTGCCGTTGAAAAGGCCCTCGATCACTACGGTGCGCCGGTATACGTTCGCAAAGAAATCGTTCACAACAAACATGTAGTCACCTCGCTCGAAAAACGCGGAGCTATTTTTGTCGATGAGGTAGACGTTGTGCCCGAGGGTTCGGTGTTAGTTTTTTCAGCCCACGGAGTTTCACCGGCAGTTGTTGCGGCCGCACAAGCGCGAAATCTAAACACCATTGATGCAACCTGCCCGCTTGTCACCAAGGTGCACCGAGAAGTTCAGCGTTTCGCCAATGAAGACTACGACATTCTGCTTATCGGCCACGAGGGTCACGAGGAAGTTGAGGGCACCGCTGGCGAAGCACCAGACCATGTGCAACTCATCGACGGAGCCGAGTCAATTGCGACAGCCAAAATTCGCGACCCAAAAAAGGTAGTTTGGCTTTCACAGACCACGCTTTCGGTAGACGAAACCATGCAGACCGTATTGAAACTTCGCGAGAAGTATCCAACCCTGCAGAACCCACCCTCTGATGACATCTGCTACGCAACTCAAAACCGACAGGTCGCCATCAAGAAAGTTGGTGCTTCGTCTGACCTGGTAATTGTGGTTGGGTCGGCAAACTCATCAAACACCGTGCGCTTGGTTGAAGTAGCTCTAGAGGCGGGGGCAAAAGCCGCCTACCGTGTCGATTTTGCATCCGAGATTCAAGATGCCTGGTTTGCTGATGTCAGCACCGTTGGAGTTTCGTCTGGCGCATCGGTGCCAGAAGAACTAGTCGATGAGGTGCTCGAGTACCTGGCCAACCGCGGCTACGGCGATGTCGAAACCGTGCTTACTGCTGAAGAGGATGTTCAGTTCTCTCTGCCAAAAGAGCTTCGCAAAGAGCTCAAAGCTGCCGGCGAAGACACCAGCAACAAGCAAAAGCGCAACTAA
- a CDS encoding transporter substrate-binding domain-containing protein has product MSKFLKAGIASATILALLGGTAAALPAQAAPKEIKIAAESAYPPFAYKVGSKFRGYDIEVAEAVAKKAGYKVKWVASQWDGIFAGLKAKRWDAIANQVTIRADRKALYDLSLPYTSSRYVVITRKDDTRVTKIEDIKGLIAAGSATSSFADEARKYGATVEVVEDNASRFALLTQKKVDIIINDSLWALDYIKNNRDANVKIAAYFGEPSLQGFAFRKNSGYVAKFNKALLALKKDGTIKKIGVKYFGKDVSK; this is encoded by the coding sequence ATGTCTAAATTTCTGAAGGCCGGAATCGCATCTGCGACAATTCTGGCTCTACTTGGCGGAACCGCCGCTGCGCTGCCAGCCCAGGCTGCACCAAAAGAAATCAAAATCGCTGCCGAGAGTGCTTACCCTCCGTTTGCCTACAAGGTCGGCTCTAAGTTCCGCGGTTATGACATTGAGGTTGCCGAGGCTGTTGCCAAAAAGGCTGGCTACAAGGTCAAGTGGGTTGCTTCACAGTGGGATGGTATTTTCGCCGGCTTGAAGGCTAAGCGCTGGGATGCTATCGCCAACCAGGTAACCATCCGCGCCGACCGCAAGGCTCTGTATGACCTGTCACTTCCTTACACCTCTTCTCGCTACGTAGTAATCACCCGCAAGGATGACACTCGCGTAACCAAGATTGAAGACATCAAGGGTCTTATCGCAGCCGGTTCGGCCACAAGCTCTTTTGCTGATGAGGCTCGCAAATACGGTGCAACAGTTGAGGTTGTGGAAGACAACGCCAGCCGTTTCGCTTTGTTGACCCAGAAGAAAGTTGACATCATCATCAACGACAGCCTCTGGGCCCTTGACTACATCAAGAACAACCGTGACGCAAACGTCAAGATTGCTGCATACTTTGGCGAGCCAAGCCTGCAGGGCTTTGCATTCCGCAAGAACAGCGGATACGTTGCCAAATTCAACAAGGCACTGCTTGCTTTGAAGAAGGATGGCACCATCAAGAAGATTGGCGTGAAGTACTTCGGCAAGGATGTCAGTAAGTAG
- a CDS encoding amino acid ABC transporter permease yields MESSSSWLLIGDSLWPLTEALLTGTIPLTAASFVLGLGIAIFMALARLSNFFLLRWIAQFFISIIRGTPLLLQLFMIFYGLPAFGIVLDPWPSAIIAFSMNVGGYAAETIRAAILSIPKGQWEAASTVGLTHTQTLVRIILPQAARVAIPPLSNTLISLVKDTSLASVVLVTELFRVAQEIAAPTFEFFTMYAVAGVYYWVLSQILAFAQSRLEKKLDRKVAR; encoded by the coding sequence ATGGAATCATCGTCCTCTTGGCTTTTAATCGGTGACTCGCTTTGGCCGCTAACCGAGGCGTTGCTGACCGGCACCATCCCGCTCACGGCAGCAAGTTTTGTCCTCGGACTGGGTATCGCAATTTTCATGGCTTTGGCCCGCCTCTCCAATTTCTTTTTGCTTCGCTGGATCGCGCAGTTTTTCATCTCGATTATTCGAGGAACACCGCTGCTTTTGCAGCTCTTCATGATTTTTTACGGGTTGCCGGCATTCGGTATCGTTCTTGACCCTTGGCCAAGCGCGATTATCGCCTTTTCTATGAACGTCGGTGGCTATGCTGCAGAGACGATTCGTGCCGCAATTCTTTCGATACCGAAAGGGCAGTGGGAGGCAGCCAGCACGGTTGGCCTGACTCATACCCAAACTCTGGTTCGAATCATCCTTCCGCAGGCGGCTAGAGTGGCAATTCCACCGCTATCAAACACTCTGATTTCTCTGGTTAAAGACACATCCTTGGCATCTGTTGTTTTGGTCACCGAACTGTTCAGAGTAGCCCAAGAGATCGCAGCTCCAACCTTCGAATTCTTCACCATGTATGCGGTTGCCGGCGTTTACTACTGGGTTTTGAGCCAAATTTTGGCATTTGCCCAGAGCCGACTTGAGAAAAAACTTGACCGTAAGGTGGCCAGATGA
- a CDS encoding amino acid ABC transporter ATP-binding protein yields the protein MTNLISVRGLAKKFGENQVFSGIDFDVREGSVTVIIGSSGSGKTTILRSLNALEQPESGTVQIRDFVVDYSKKLTKKEIVELRGHSGMVFQGNNLFGNLNVLQNIIEGPIRAQKRPREEVVAEARELLKLVGIEAKENAYPHELSGGQQQRVGIARALALKPDVLLFDEPTSALDPELVGEVLEAMRKLANQGWTMVVVTHEMRFARDVADQVLFIDGGRIVERGTAAEVLQNPKELRTKEFLKRILGDN from the coding sequence ATGACAAACCTTATTTCGGTTCGAGGCTTGGCCAAAAAATTCGGTGAAAATCAGGTGTTTTCCGGGATTGACTTCGATGTTAGAGAAGGCTCGGTTACCGTAATCATCGGGTCATCCGGGTCTGGAAAAACTACAATTCTGCGATCGTTGAATGCGCTAGAGCAACCCGAATCTGGCACGGTTCAAATTCGCGACTTCGTCGTTGATTACTCAAAAAAGTTGACCAAAAAAGAGATTGTTGAGTTGCGCGGTCACAGCGGAATGGTTTTCCAAGGGAACAACCTTTTTGGCAACCTGAATGTTTTGCAGAACATTATTGAAGGGCCAATTCGGGCTCAAAAGCGTCCCCGCGAAGAAGTTGTGGCAGAGGCACGCGAGCTTCTAAAGCTGGTGGGGATCGAAGCTAAAGAAAACGCTTATCCGCACGAGCTATCTGGCGGGCAGCAGCAAAGAGTTGGAATCGCCAGGGCTCTGGCTCTAAAGCCTGACGTTTTGCTTTTTGATGAGCCTACGTCCGCTCTTGATCCAGAGCTGGTGGGCGAAGTGCTTGAAGCAATGCGCAAGCTGGCCAATCAGGGTTGGACCATGGTAGTGGTTACGCATGAAATGCGATTTGCTCGAGATGTGGCCGACCAAGTGCTGTTTATTGACGGTGGTCGCATTGTCGAGCGGGGAACCGCTGCCGAGGTTTTGCAGAATCCAAAAGAACTTAGAACGAAAGAATTCTTGAAGCGCATCCTCGG